A genomic segment from Mycoplasmopsis arginini encodes:
- a CDS encoding M20/M25/M40 family metallo-hydrolase, with product MKKYIKYQQNKREFDEMIQHIANLCRIPSISIEQENDEKYPFSKNVDDALEYALKLAKDFGFETYKDSKNRYGYAQIGNGSKILGILAHLDVVPAGDENQWKTSAFVPVITENEIIGRGSLDDKGPAIINLYAMKYILDNNLIHKDWTIRLVFGISEETTMKSMKYYLNDFGHPFVSYTPDGEWPLIFAEKLIYQANLIFNKIEGLKINAGDVANQIPDKINYQFNNNDFLVLGKGGHGSTPEKGDNAIIKALLELSKNYPDLKNQDLIKFIENNLANKDYTLKNIFKDFDDFSGKLSANLGIIRTFDNKHVVTFDFRVPATRSIEEVTKAINSYLDVNLPNVKLEIVGTKNSMFMDPDSKLIKLLMETYNEGMQIEEKPLAIGGGTYARIVKNCVAFGSTKYMHLMHGPNEYFTFKEIKESLEIYINALNRMQDEL from the coding sequence ATGAAAAAATATATTAAATATCAACAAAATAAAAGAGAATTTGATGAAATGATTCAACATATAGCTAATTTATGTAGAATTCCATCAATTAGCATCGAACAAGAAAATGATGAAAAATATCCTTTTAGTAAAAATGTTGATGATGCTTTAGAATATGCATTAAAACTAGCAAAAGATTTTGGATTTGAAACATATAAAGATTCAAAAAATAGATATGGATATGCCCAAATTGGAAATGGGTCTAAAATTCTAGGCATTTTAGCACACCTTGATGTTGTTCCTGCCGGTGATGAGAATCAATGAAAAACTAGTGCCTTTGTTCCAGTAATTACTGAAAATGAAATAATCGGTAGAGGTTCATTAGACGATAAGGGCCCTGCAATTATCAACCTTTATGCTATGAAGTATATTTTAGATAATAACTTAATTCATAAAGATTGAACAATTCGTTTAGTTTTCGGTATTTCTGAAGAAACAACAATGAAATCAATGAAATATTACTTAAATGATTTTGGCCATCCCTTTGTTTCTTATACACCTGATGGCGAATGACCTTTAATTTTTGCAGAAAAATTAATTTACCAAGCAAATCTTATTTTTAATAAAATAGAAGGTTTAAAAATTAATGCAGGTGATGTAGCTAACCAAATACCTGATAAGATTAATTATCAATTCAATAATAATGATTTTCTTGTTTTAGGAAAAGGTGGCCATGGTTCAACACCTGAAAAAGGTGATAATGCAATAATAAAAGCTTTATTAGAATTAAGTAAAAATTATCCAGACTTAAAAAATCAAGATTTAATTAAATTTATTGAAAATAATTTAGCAAATAAAGACTATACACTAAAAAACATTTTCAAAGATTTCGATGATTTTTCAGGTAAACTATCAGCCAATTTAGGTATTATAAGAACTTTCGATAATAAGCACGTTGTAACATTTGATTTTAGAGTACCAGCGACAAGAAGCATTGAAGAGGTTACAAAAGCAATAAATTCATATTTAGATGTTAATTTACCTAACGTAAAATTAGAAATAGTAGGAACTAAGAATTCAATGTTTATGGATCCAGATAGCAAATTAATAAAACTATTAATGGAAACATATAATGAAGGCATGCAAATTGAAGAAAAACCTTTAGCAATTGGTGGGGGTACATACGCGCGTATTGTAAAAAACTGTGTCGCTTTTGGTTCAACAAAATATATGCACTTAATGCATGGTCCTAATGAATACTTTACTTTTAAAGAAATTAAAGAATCTTTAGAAATATATATTAATGCCTTAAACAGAATGCAAGATGAACTATAA
- a CDS encoding ABC transporter ATP-binding protein yields the protein MHNLDPFKKIYDPNLTKEQKKAIMKQQKQLKWDSFKKLMGYLNYKKGMLFWIITFAILSAACLSAGTFLLGYIMDNFLTYDFLFGTNPTTLQENFDEFKFLGYFFLLITIYIFQQIFSFLSNKLSVESGVLSSAIIRHDAYKSLMKMPVSFFESLNTGELMSILTNDVDNLANGLAGNFNTIIITVATTIFSFGFMFYYSAYLTLITIVLFPLFLSLIFFFMKKAMPQFQKQQKQIADLNGFIEENLAAHHLIKSLNYGEAINEAFDKKNNKLYKSSLKASIYTGVIWPYGNVVINLLQLIIVIIAAAFAEANIGTGSNTTFTPGIIMAFVLYIRIMANNVTGVFENIAQVQIMSVSSVRLFNLINLKPLVDEDKLGLIDKEIKGEISFENVNFSYTNDENNLQLKNANFKAKKGQIFAIVGPTGAGKTTIINLLSKFYLPNSGTIKIDDYDITQINEKSWRDQISIVLQDTFLFKATIIENLRYANINATKDQIIEACHISKAHEFIEKLENGYDEIVEEGGANFSQGERQLLAITRAILANKNILILDEATSNIDTRTEKIVQKAMNELMKDKTSFIIAHRLSTILNADQILVVNEGKIIESGTHKELLAKKGFYEKMYNSSFSED from the coding sequence ATGCATAATTTAGACCCATTTAAAAAGATCTATGATCCTAATTTAACAAAAGAACAGAAAAAAGCAATAATGAAACAACAAAAACAACTTAAGTGAGATAGCTTTAAAAAATTAATGGGGTATTTAAACTATAAAAAAGGAATGCTTTTCTGAATCATTACTTTCGCAATATTATCTGCGGCCTGTTTATCTGCCGGAACCTTTTTACTTGGTTACATAATGGATAATTTCTTAACTTATGATTTCTTATTTGGAACAAACCCAACAACGTTACAAGAAAATTTTGATGAATTTAAATTTTTAGGTTATTTCTTCTTATTAATTACAATTTATATTTTTCAACAAATATTTTCTTTTTTATCTAATAAACTTTCAGTTGAATCTGGTGTGTTATCTTCTGCTATAATTCGACATGATGCTTATAAATCTTTAATGAAAATGCCTGTATCATTTTTTGAATCATTAAATACAGGTGAGTTAATGTCAATTTTAACTAACGATGTTGATAATTTGGCTAACGGATTAGCTGGTAATTTTAATACAATTATTATTACTGTTGCAACAACAATCTTTTCATTTGGATTTATGTTTTATTATTCAGCATACTTAACTTTAATTACAATCGTGTTATTTCCATTGTTTCTATCGTTAATATTCTTTTTTATGAAAAAAGCAATGCCACAGTTTCAAAAACAACAAAAACAAATTGCAGATCTAAACGGATTTATTGAAGAAAATCTTGCAGCGCATCATTTAATTAAATCTTTAAACTATGGCGAAGCAATTAATGAGGCATTTGATAAAAAGAATAATAAACTTTATAAATCATCATTAAAAGCATCGATTTATACTGGTGTTATCTGGCCTTATGGTAATGTTGTTATTAACTTACTTCAATTAATAATCGTTATTATAGCAGCCGCATTTGCGGAAGCAAATATTGGAACGGGTTCAAATACAACCTTTACACCTGGTATTATTATGGCATTTGTTTTATATATAAGAATAATGGCAAATAACGTAACAGGGGTTTTTGAAAATATCGCGCAAGTACAAATTATGTCTGTTTCTTCTGTCAGATTATTTAATTTAATTAATCTTAAACCTTTAGTTGATGAAGATAAATTAGGTTTAATTGACAAAGAAATCAAAGGAGAAATTAGTTTTGAAAATGTCAATTTTTCATATACTAATGATGAAAATAATTTACAACTTAAAAATGCTAATTTTAAAGCTAAAAAAGGTCAAATCTTTGCAATTGTAGGTCCTACTGGAGCCGGAAAAACAACAATAATTAACTTATTAAGTAAATTTTATTTACCTAATAGTGGAACAATTAAAATCGATGATTATGATATAACACAAATTAATGAAAAATCTTGAAGAGATCAAATATCAATAGTTTTACAAGATACATTCTTATTCAAAGCTACTATTATTGAAAATTTAAGATACGCTAATATCAATGCAACAAAAGATCAAATAATAGAAGCATGTCATATCTCTAAAGCGCATGAATTTATTGAAAAATTAGAAAATGGTTATGATGAGATAGTTGAAGAGGGCGGAGCTAACTTTTCGCAAGGTGAAAGACAGTTATTAGCTATTACAAGAGCGATTTTGGCTAATAAAAATATTTTAATACTTGATGAGGCAACATCAAACATTGACACCAGAACTGAAAAAATTGTTCAAAAAGCAATGAATGAACTAATGAAAGATAAAACATCATTTATTATCGCTCACCGTCTTTCAACAATTCTAAATGCAGACCAAATTTTAGTAGTCAATGAAGGCAAAATTATTGAATCAGGAACACATAAAGAACTTTTAGCTAAAAAAGGTTTTTATGAAAAAATGTATAATTCTTCATTTAGCGAGGATTAA
- a CDS encoding acetate/propionate family kinase produces MNKILVINAGSSSIKWTLFNHELHVEAKGVAQRIKMAEGILSFNYQGKNEDFHMPLPSFLETVKQLVKKWEEFHIIHDFDEIEKVAFRIVNGGPHLQETTLVDEEKINFLKESIDLAPVHNPGAIEAIEAFKTLLPHAKMSMHFDTSFHQTLPKLAYSYPINQKLSEELNIRKYGFHGLNHHYITQKCQELFNKEKVNIVSLHIGNGASLCAIQNSQSIDTSMGFTPLAGVMMGTRSGDIDASIIPYILKHTNLKLEEIFKILNEQSGMLGVSQVSSDIRDVQKVKHENEQAQFALDLYTQKIADYLVLYLNRIKEKVDAIVFTAGVGENDSNIRAEVIKKVNLINLKIDENKNQGRDFGDYKIISDDTSSIPIYVIRAEEEQFIANEAIHL; encoded by the coding sequence ATGAACAAAATATTAGTTATTAATGCGGGTTCTAGTTCAATTAAATGAACTTTATTTAATCATGAGCTGCACGTGGAAGCAAAAGGTGTTGCTCAAAGAATTAAAATGGCTGAAGGAATTTTATCTTTTAATTATCAAGGCAAAAATGAAGATTTTCATATGCCACTTCCTTCATTTTTAGAAACTGTTAAACAATTGGTTAAAAAATGAGAAGAATTTCATATTATTCATGATTTTGATGAAATTGAAAAAGTTGCTTTTAGAATAGTGAATGGCGGCCCACATCTGCAAGAAACAACATTAGTAGATGAAGAAAAAATTAACTTTTTAAAAGAATCAATTGATTTAGCACCTGTTCATAATCCTGGTGCTATTGAAGCAATTGAAGCATTTAAAACATTATTACCACACGCAAAAATGTCAATGCATTTTGACACTTCATTTCATCAAACTTTACCTAAGTTAGCATATTCTTATCCAATAAACCAAAAATTAAGTGAAGAGTTAAATATTCGTAAATATGGATTTCATGGTTTAAATCATCACTACATAACTCAAAAATGTCAAGAATTATTTAATAAAGAAAAAGTGAATATTGTTAGTCTGCATATAGGTAATGGTGCTAGTTTATGTGCTATTCAAAATAGTCAATCAATTGATACTAGCATGGGATTTACCCCCTTGGCGGGCGTTATGATGGGAACTAGATCAGGTGATATTGATGCTTCAATTATTCCTTATATTCTTAAACATACTAATTTAAAATTAGAAGAAATTTTTAAAATTCTAAATGAACAATCGGGAATGCTGGGTGTTTCTCAAGTTTCTTCAGATATAAGAGATGTTCAAAAAGTTAAACACGAAAATGAGCAAGCTCAATTTGCGCTTGATTTATATACTCAAAAAATTGCTGATTATTTAGTTTTATATTTAAATAGAATTAAAGAAAAAGTTGATGCAATCGTTTTTACAGCGGGCGTTGGAGAAAATGATAGTAATATTCGTGCTGAAGTTATCAAAAAAGTAAACTTAATAAATCTAAAAATAGATGAAAACAAAAACCAAGGAAGGGATTTTGGTGATTATAAAATAATTTCAGATGATACCAGTTCTATCCCTATTTATGTAATTAGGGCAGAAGAAGAACAATTTATTGCCAATGAGGCTATTCATTTATAA
- a CDS encoding YneF family protein, with protein sequence MPTWGIVLLVILPLLFAVIGAIAAIFITKKKFEKQLRENPPINEKMIRVMFQQMGRKASEAQIRNVMRSMKNAK encoded by the coding sequence ATGCCTACATGAGGAATTGTTTTATTAGTTATTTTACCCTTATTATTTGCAGTTATAGGTGCTATTGCAGCCATCTTTATTACTAAAAAGAAGTTTGAAAAGCAATTAAGAGAAAACCCACCTATTAATGAAAAAATGATAAGAGTTATGTTCCAACAAATGGGACGTAAAGCTTCAGAAGCACAAATTAGAAATGTAATGCGTTCAATGAAAAACGCAAAATAA
- a CDS encoding pseudouridine synthase has protein sequence MKIRIEKVISQFLDVSRNDCKKILKDGRVFLNDKVILKPVVIDLDKDKLTIDGEKIIYKDKQYFIFNKPSGYVVANYDSKNETIFDIINLDPKRFFAYGRLDKDTEGLLIISNDGKIGHQIMNSKFEIPKKYYFEVDKEFDIKIKSHYPKPITISNNYVVKKYNFKFLNKNCGLITIYEGKFHQVKEMLEFFGYKIIYLKRISIGNLKLDENLELGQLREIDFNEINKIF, from the coding sequence ATGAAAATAAGAATTGAAAAAGTTATTAGTCAATTTTTAGATGTTTCAAGAAATGATTGCAAAAAAATTCTTAAAGACGGTCGCGTTTTTTTAAACGATAAAGTAATTTTAAAACCTGTTGTAATTGATTTAGATAAAGACAAGCTAACAATAGATGGTGAAAAAATTATATACAAAGACAAACAATACTTTATTTTTAATAAACCTTCTGGTTATGTAGTGGCGAATTATGACTCAAAAAACGAAACTATTTTTGATATTATCAACTTAGATCCAAAAAGATTTTTTGCTTATGGAAGATTAGATAAGGATACCGAAGGTTTATTGATTATTAGTAACGATGGTAAAATAGGTCATCAAATTATGAACTCTAAATTTGAAATACCTAAAAAATATTATTTTGAAGTTGATAAAGAATTTGATATAAAAATAAAATCCCATTATCCTAAACCTATAACCATTTCAAATAATTATGTTGTTAAAAAATATAACTTTAAATTTCTTAACAAAAATTGTGGTCTTATAACCATCTACGAAGGTAAATTTCATCAAGTAAAAGAAATGCTCGAGTTTTTCGGATATAAGATTATTTATTTAAAAAGAATTTCAATTGGCAACTTAAAATTAGATGAAAATTTAGAATTAGGCCAATTAAGAGAAATTGATTTTAATGAAATTAATAAGATATTTTAA
- a CDS encoding ABC transporter ATP-binding protein, which translates to MFKLYKYMAKKLKYLSILTIFLTTIQVIAFLFIPIFIGQISSLIAQRAFMVANSHLPIPDYVDVTILKMFKVTGTINEALTYFSIYFAIALLVGTIATLSASLLASYIANLGTKQIRQKLWEHLGKLSEKDIEDFTHSKILTRFTIDMSRIQMGINVSLRLTIIGPFNLIFGLVFSLLTDMQLSITLGILVPILMLTMIIAGAIIGPLFSKEQKMYEKLNNESQESILGVKVIKSYNLESLQNEKFEDKNKLWTKLSKRSWNSYNLAFAFVNLFANIITALVLLATGYIAKKNVHDISEYKEIISNAATFTNYVMYITIGVIMSTFIIFTLVRSVVSSRKVNEIFAKKPDIDFIISDNKITEGHVKFSDVSFRYYNDSEKNVLEDINFEAKPGEIIGIIGPTGSGKSTIAKLLSLDFKPTYGSLKIDGNDIREIDTLSIRNSISHVYQKPLLLSGTIKSNLLMAKPDASEEELIESIQNACAYDFVYKMKDNLNSEILAKGSNLSGGQKQRLSIAQGLIKKPKILILDDSTSALDANTELKIKRNLRKNASERKFVTIIIAQKISSIMDADNILVIDNGKIIAQGKHNDLIEKCSLYSEIAKTQLGGEDA; encoded by the coding sequence ATGTTTAAACTATATAAATATATGGCTAAAAAGTTAAAATATTTATCAATTTTAACAATATTTTTAACCACTATTCAAGTTATAGCTTTTTTGTTTATTCCGATTTTTATTGGGCAGATATCTTCGTTAATTGCTCAAAGAGCTTTTATGGTAGCTAATTCACATTTACCAATACCGGATTATGTTGATGTTACTATCCTAAAAATGTTCAAAGTAACCGGAACAATTAATGAAGCATTGACCTATTTTTCTATTTATTTTGCTATTGCATTACTAGTTGGTACAATAGCAACTTTAAGTGCTTCATTGTTAGCTTCCTATATAGCAAACTTAGGAACTAAACAAATAAGACAAAAACTTTGAGAACACTTAGGAAAACTTTCTGAAAAAGATATTGAAGATTTTACACATTCTAAAATTCTAACAAGATTTACAATAGATATGAGCAGAATTCAAATGGGTATCAATGTTTCCTTAAGATTAACCATTATTGGCCCATTTAATTTAATTTTTGGACTTGTATTTTCATTATTAACTGATATGCAATTGTCAATTACTTTAGGAATTCTAGTTCCAATTTTAATGTTAACAATGATTATAGCAGGAGCAATAATTGGCCCCCTTTTTTCTAAAGAACAAAAAATGTATGAAAAACTTAATAATGAATCACAAGAAAGTATTTTGGGGGTAAAAGTTATTAAATCTTATAACCTCGAATCTTTACAAAATGAAAAATTTGAGGATAAAAATAAGCTTTGAACAAAATTATCAAAAAGATCTTGAAATTCTTATAACCTAGCATTTGCATTTGTTAACCTTTTCGCAAATATAATTACGGCATTAGTTTTACTTGCAACCGGTTATATAGCTAAGAAAAATGTGCATGACATATCTGAATATAAAGAAATTATTTCAAATGCTGCTACTTTTACTAATTATGTAATGTATATTACTATTGGTGTGATTATGTCTACTTTTATAATTTTTACTTTAGTAAGATCAGTAGTTTCTTCAAGAAAAGTAAATGAAATTTTTGCTAAAAAACCAGATATTGATTTTATAATTTCTGATAACAAAATTACCGAAGGACATGTTAAATTTAGCGACGTTTCTTTTAGATACTACAATGATTCAGAAAAAAATGTTTTAGAAGATATTAATTTTGAGGCAAAACCGGGTGAAATTATAGGTATCATTGGGCCAACGGGTTCAGGGAAAAGCACTATTGCCAAATTACTTAGTTTAGACTTTAAACCAACTTATGGTTCTTTAAAAATAGATGGTAATGATATAAGAGAAATAGATACCTTATCAATAAGAAATTCAATTTCTCATGTTTATCAAAAACCTTTATTATTAAGTGGAACTATTAAATCAAATTTATTAATGGCAAAACCAGATGCTAGCGAAGAAGAATTAATTGAAAGTATTCAAAATGCTTGCGCTTATGATTTTGTTTATAAAATGAAAGATAATTTAAATTCAGAAATTTTAGCTAAGGGTTCAAATTTATCTGGAGGACAAAAGCAAAGACTTTCAATTGCTCAAGGATTAATTAAAAAACCAAAAATTTTAATTTTAGATGATTCTACTTCTGCACTAGATGCAAATACAGAACTTAAAATTAAAAGAAATTTAAGAAAGAATGCTTCGGAAAGAAAGTTTGTCACAATCATTATTGCGCAAAAAATTTCTTCAATTATGGATGCTGATAATATTTTAGTTATTGATAATGGAAAGATTATTGCCCAAGGTAAACATAATGATTTAATTGAAAAATGTTCTTTATATTCCGAAATAGCTAAAACACAATTAGGAGGAGAAGATGCATAA
- a CDS encoding endonuclease, giving the protein MHEKKTFKYLVLCGLGLTMPATFIISASCQHKDDSTEKYLYWNKKVELINNLSLVKTETKKNEFNEEFLLLESLEETNDFKKNIEFIETLDNKVKAQIALEKNESPTPQPEDPNTEPEPDPNNGKAVTTNHGYKIEYDSSDDFYSSLDGLSGDRLREQLFTIQKNNRGKTGSYDDLHRTYRDAFVDKYYENDGTVLDLYTEIIGGKDKYTFEFGKYRDQGNSEGQGMNREHIIAQSWFRKQAPMRNDAHHVWPSDKKVNAIHGNFPYGETKNGRIVSSNGSKLGVGVEDNQQVFEVIDEFKGDIARVFFYFVLTYGDKNINNNHSSNRVFVRQNGKYTINNSYLKTYLKWHKMDGISQFDIDRNNGIYKHQHNRNPFTDYPELIKVIFENDNNYVFQNKGIAKKLVKIN; this is encoded by the coding sequence ATGCATGAGAAAAAAACTTTTAAATATTTAGTTTTATGCGGATTAGGTTTAACAATGCCTGCTACTTTTATTATTTCAGCATCTTGTCAACACAAGGATGATTCGACTGAAAAATATTTATATTGAAATAAAAAAGTTGAACTAATAAACAATTTATCGCTAGTTAAAACCGAAACTAAGAAAAATGAATTTAATGAAGAATTTTTACTTCTAGAAAGTTTAGAAGAAACAAACGATTTTAAAAAAAATATTGAATTTATCGAAACTTTAGATAATAAAGTTAAAGCGCAAATTGCTTTAGAAAAAAATGAATCACCAACACCTCAACCTGAAGATCCAAATACAGAGCCAGAACCAGATCCTAATAATGGTAAGGCTGTAACTACAAATCATGGTTATAAAATTGAATACGATAGTTCAGATGATTTTTATAGTTCATTAGATGGACTAAGTGGAGATAGATTAAGAGAACAGTTATTTACTATTCAAAAAAACAATAGAGGTAAAACTGGTTCTTATGATGATTTACATCGAACATACCGTGATGCATTTGTTGACAAATATTATGAAAATGATGGAACAGTTTTAGATTTATATACAGAAATCATTGGTGGAAAAGATAAGTACACTTTTGAATTTGGAAAATATAGAGATCAAGGAAATTCTGAAGGTCAAGGTATGAATCGTGAACATATTATTGCCCAGTCATGATTTAGAAAACAAGCACCAATGAGAAATGATGCTCACCATGTTTGACCATCAGATAAAAAAGTAAATGCTATTCATGGGAATTTTCCTTACGGTGAAACTAAAAATGGAAGAATTGTTTCAAGCAATGGTTCAAAATTAGGCGTCGGTGTTGAAGATAATCAACAAGTATTTGAAGTAATTGATGAATTTAAGGGTGATATTGCTAGAGTATTTTTCTACTTTGTATTAACTTATGGCGATAAAAATATTAATAATAATCATTCTTCTAACAGAGTTTTTGTAAGACAAAATGGAAAATATACAATCAATAATTCATATTTAAAAACATATTTAAAATGACATAAGATGGATGGTATTTCTCAATTTGATATTGACAGAAATAATGGAATTTACAAACATCAACATAATAGAAATCCATTTACAGATTATCCTGAATTAATAAAAGTAATTTTTGAAAACGACAATAATTATGTTTTTCAAAATAAAGGTATCGCTAAGAAATTAGTAAAAATTAATTAA
- a CDS encoding MSC_0882 family membrane protein: MDIKPLITSEGQNVKQIEEKTMVTNNMSDIEIKTKSISSKIRKTLDPEGIIPNGIYKVFRSEKNIKSFNLIIFSLTLIASLTLSLLFAFYPTLFSNFLTEGVTKIPWGWYIAPVLFGVISLVLFIMDAIELNGIKKSVEYYREQLSEGITFTPPFVISLYEKLMRKQVRRTWLVVAILFYVGLFTLIFWALKDVEWKVLNFKKWIHDTFSNPDLVVYILCGIMLMVLFLFIIGTIHRKKRMVDIQMFFGNEVMNYTELSKERSAAHKFWAKVFFLSILILLVIPIIILLIVKKFVKRGK; the protein is encoded by the coding sequence ATGGATATTAAACCACTTATTACAAGTGAAGGACAAAATGTCAAACAAATTGAAGAAAAAACAATGGTTACAAACAATATGTCTGATATTGAAATTAAAACCAAGTCAATAAGTTCAAAAATTAGAAAAACATTAGATCCTGAAGGAATAATTCCTAATGGAATTTATAAAGTATTTCGAAGTGAGAAGAACATTAAAAGTTTTAATTTGATAATTTTTTCTTTAACTTTAATTGCTTCATTAACATTATCCTTACTTTTTGCCTTCTATCCGACTTTATTCAGTAATTTCTTAACTGAAGGTGTAACAAAAATTCCTTGAGGATGATATATTGCCCCGGTTTTATTTGGAGTTATATCTTTAGTTTTATTCATAATGGATGCTATTGAACTAAATGGAATCAAAAAATCCGTTGAGTATTATCGTGAACAACTGAGTGAAGGAATTACTTTTACGCCACCCTTTGTTATTTCTTTATATGAAAAATTAATGAGAAAACAAGTTAGAAGAACATGATTAGTTGTTGCTATTTTGTTTTATGTTGGATTATTTACTTTAATATTTTGAGCTCTAAAAGATGTAGAATGAAAAGTTTTAAATTTTAAAAAATGAATTCATGATACATTCTCTAATCCAGACCTTGTTGTTTATATTCTTTGTGGTATAATGCTAATGGTATTATTTTTATTCATTATCGGCACTATTCATCGTAAAAAGAGAATGGTAGATATCCAAATGTTTTTTGGGAATGAAGTAATGAATTATACAGAATTATCAAAAGAAAGATCGGCTGCACATAAGTTTTGAGCAAAAGTTTTCTTTTTAAGTATTTTAATTCTTCTAGTTATACCTATCATTATATTGTTAATAGTTAAAAAATTTGTAAAGAGAGGAAAATAA